One region of Algihabitans albus genomic DNA includes:
- a CDS encoding ABC transporter ATP-binding protein, which translates to MSSAALQLDGIGKTFRQAGRELPVLRGLDLDLQPGEMVALLGPSGSGKSTLLHICGLLERPDQGVIRIAGTEAQRLGDRERTRLRREQIGFVYQYHHLLPEFSALENLVVPQMIAGLSRREATTRALELLEMVGLTERTTHRPASLSGGEQQRVAIARALVNAPKLLLADEPTGNLDPHTADTVFALLVKLVRGAGLAALLATHNYELAARMDRIVRLEEGHLVGGLPAE; encoded by the coding sequence ATGAGTAGCGCGGCCCTGCAGCTCGACGGCATCGGCAAGACGTTCCGCCAGGCGGGACGGGAACTGCCGGTGCTGCGCGGGCTGGATCTCGATCTGCAGCCGGGCGAGATGGTGGCGCTGCTCGGGCCCTCGGGATCCGGTAAATCGACCTTGTTGCACATCTGCGGCTTGCTGGAGCGCCCGGACCAGGGCGTCATCAGAATCGCCGGAACGGAGGCTCAGCGCCTGGGCGACCGCGAACGGACGCGGCTGCGACGTGAGCAGATCGGCTTCGTCTACCAGTACCATCATCTCCTGCCGGAGTTCTCCGCCCTGGAGAACCTGGTGGTGCCGCAGATGATCGCCGGGCTGTCCCGGCGTGAGGCGACCACTCGCGCGCTCGAGCTGCTGGAGATGGTCGGACTGACCGAACGGACGACGCATCGCCCCGCCAGCCTCTCGGGTGGCGAACAGCAACGTGTCGCCATCGCACGCGCCCTGGTCAACGCGCCCAAGCTGCTGCTGGCGGACGAGCCGACCGGCAACCTGGATCCCCATACGGCGGACACCGTCTTCGCCCTACTGGTCAAGCTGGTGCGCGGCGCCGGTCTGGCGGCCCTGCTGGCGACCCACAACTACGAGCTGGCCGCCCGCATGGACCGCATCGTTCGCCTGGAGGAAGGGCATCTGGTCGGAGGGCTGCCGGCTGAGTAA
- the rpsB gene encoding 30S ribosomal protein S2, which produces MALPDLSMRQLLEAGVHFGHTTRRWNPKMSPYIFGVRNNVHILDLQQTVPLFHQALVFLRQVAAGGGRVLFVGTKRQASEVVAAAAQRSGQYYVNHRWLGGMLTNWKTISHSIRRLKELDTRLADEDSGLTKKELLIMTRDRDKLERALGGIRDMGGLPDAIFVIDTNKEHLAINEANVLNIPVIAVLDSNSDPSGVAHPIPGNDDAIRAIQTYCDLAVEAILDGLQQEVMASGGDIGASADVPHEPAVVAEPPAETPAETPQADVPNESSSAASAAEVKGPASETPAAEETKPAEA; this is translated from the coding sequence ATGGCTCTTCCCGATCTCTCTATGCGCCAGCTGCTTGAAGCCGGCGTTCACTTCGGACACACGACGCGCCGCTGGAACCCGAAGATGTCGCCCTACATCTTCGGGGTGCGCAACAACGTGCACATCCTCGATCTGCAGCAGACCGTTCCCCTGTTTCACCAGGCCCTGGTCTTTCTGCGTCAGGTGGCGGCCGGCGGCGGACGCGTCCTGTTCGTCGGCACCAAGCGCCAGGCCAGTGAAGTAGTGGCCGCCGCGGCTCAGCGCAGCGGTCAGTACTACGTCAATCACCGTTGGTTGGGCGGCATGCTGACCAACTGGAAGACGATCTCCCACTCGATCAGGCGCCTGAAGGAGCTCGACACGCGTCTGGCCGACGAAGACAGCGGCCTGACGAAAAAGGAGCTGCTGATCATGACGCGCGACCGCGACAAGCTCGAGCGCGCGCTGGGCGGGATCCGGGACATGGGCGGTCTGCCGGATGCGATCTTCGTAATCGACACCAACAAGGAGCACTTGGCGATCAACGAGGCCAACGTGCTCAACATCCCGGTGATCGCGGTGCTCGACTCCAACTCCGATCCGAGCGGGGTCGCCCATCCGATTCCGGGCAACGACGACGCGATCCGCGCCATCCAGACCTACTGCGATCTTGCGGTCGAGGCGATCCTCGACGGCCTGCAGCAGGAAGTCATGGCGTCGGGCGGCGATATCGGCGCCTCGGCGGACGTTCCGCATGAGCCGGCCGTTGTTGCCGAACCTCCCGCTGAGACCCCCGCCGAAACGCCGCAGGCGGACGTGCCGAATGAAAGCAGCAGCGCAGCGAGCGCTGCCGAGGTTAAGGGACCGGCAAGCGAAACGCCGGCCGCCGAAGAGACGAAGCCCGCCGAAGCCTGA
- the proS gene encoding proline--tRNA ligase, with product MRRSRFFLPTLRETPKEAEIVSHRLMLRAGMVRQASAGIYSWLPLGFRVLKKIEQIVREEENRAGAQEVLMPTIQSADLWRQSGRYEAYGPEMLRIKDRHERDMLYGPTNEELITDIFANSVKSYRDLPQLLYHIQWKFRDEVRPRFGVMRGREFLMKDAYSFDIDYESARRSYYKFFVAYLRTFARMGLKAIPMEADSGPIGGNLSHEFIILAETGESDVFCDREFLEADVLASDVDYGDDAAVAGVVERFTSLYARTDEKHEPEAFTAQVPEDRRYEGRGIEVGHIFYFGTKYSGPLGAKVALPEGGETDVHMGSYGVGVSRLAGAVIEASHDEAGIVWPDAVAPFDVALINLKASDAACTSACDEAYAKFQSAGLDPLYEDRDERAGAKFAEMDLIGLPWQVIVGPRGLERGIVELKRRATGEREEVSLDSALSRLTGA from the coding sequence ATGCGCCGCTCCCGTTTCTTTCTGCCGACCCTGCGCGAGACCCCCAAGGAAGCCGAGATCGTCTCTCACCGTCTGATGCTGCGGGCCGGTATGGTGCGCCAGGCCTCGGCTGGCATCTACTCCTGGCTGCCGCTCGGTTTCCGGGTGCTGAAGAAGATCGAGCAGATCGTGCGGGAGGAGGAGAACCGGGCCGGCGCTCAGGAAGTGCTGATGCCGACGATCCAGTCGGCCGACCTCTGGCGCCAGTCGGGCCGCTACGAGGCTTACGGGCCGGAGATGCTCCGCATCAAGGACAGGCACGAGCGCGACATGCTCTATGGCCCCACCAACGAAGAGCTGATCACCGACATCTTCGCCAACTCGGTGAAGAGCTATCGCGACCTGCCGCAGCTGCTCTATCACATCCAATGGAAATTCCGCGACGAGGTGCGGCCTCGCTTCGGCGTGATGCGCGGGCGCGAGTTCCTGATGAAGGACGCCTACTCCTTCGACATCGACTACGAAAGTGCCCGCCGGTCCTATTACAAGTTCTTCGTGGCCTACCTGCGGACCTTCGCGCGCATGGGCCTGAAGGCGATCCCGATGGAGGCCGACAGCGGTCCGATCGGCGGCAATCTAAGCCACGAGTTCATTATCCTGGCGGAGACCGGCGAGAGCGACGTCTTCTGCGACCGCGAGTTCCTGGAGGCCGACGTTCTGGCCAGCGACGTGGACTACGGCGATGACGCGGCGGTCGCCGGCGTGGTCGAGCGTTTCACCAGTCTCTATGCCCGGACCGATGAGAAGCACGAGCCCGAGGCCTTCACCGCGCAGGTGCCGGAGGATCGGCGCTATGAGGGACGCGGGATCGAAGTCGGGCATATCTTCTACTTCGGAACCAAGTACTCGGGACCGCTGGGCGCCAAGGTGGCGCTGCCGGAGGGCGGCGAAACGGACGTCCATATGGGCTCCTACGGGGTCGGGGTCTCGCGGCTCGCCGGTGCGGTCATCGAGGCCAGTCACGACGAGGCCGGCATCGTCTGGCCGGACGCGGTGGCCCCCTTCGACGTCGCGCTCATCAATCTGAAGGCGTCGGACGCCGCCTGTACCTCAGCCTGCGACGAGGCCTATGCCAAGTTCCAGTCGGCAGGGCTCGATCCGCTCTACGAAGACAGGGACGAGCGGGCCGGCGCCAAGTTCGCCGAGATGGATCTGATCGGCCTGCCCTGGCAGGTGATCGTCGGTCCTCGCGGGTTAGAACGCGGCATTGTCGAGCTGAAGCGCCGTGCGACCGGCGAGCGCGAGGAGGTGTCCTTGGACTCGGCGCTGTCGCGCCTCACCGGGGCTTAG
- a CDS encoding glutathione S-transferase family protein yields the protein MLRIWGRTNSINVQKVLWTLDELGLDYAHTPAGREHGKLDEAWFADLNPNRLVPVIDDDGFVLWESNAIVGYLAAQYGKGRLCPSDERQRAEARQWMDWATTTVVAAMTPVFWGLVRTPPEQRDTAAIDKGIAACQAAFGLLDAKLEGRDYLLGETLTMADIPLGCAVYRWHALEVPRQSLPHLEAWYARLRDRPAYPSRVMLPLS from the coding sequence ATGCTGCGGATTTGGGGGCGCACCAACTCGATCAACGTGCAGAAGGTCCTCTGGACCCTCGACGAGCTCGGTCTCGACTATGCGCATACTCCCGCCGGGCGCGAACACGGCAAGCTCGACGAAGCCTGGTTCGCAGACCTCAATCCGAACCGCCTTGTCCCCGTGATCGACGACGATGGTTTCGTGCTCTGGGAGTCCAATGCGATCGTTGGCTATCTCGCCGCACAGTACGGCAAAGGCCGACTTTGCCCTAGCGACGAGCGACAGCGCGCCGAGGCCAGGCAGTGGATGGACTGGGCCACCACGACGGTCGTGGCGGCCATGACCCCCGTCTTCTGGGGGCTGGTCCGGACACCGCCGGAACAGCGCGATACGGCCGCCATCGACAAGGGGATCGCAGCCTGTCAGGCGGCCTTCGGCTTGCTGGACGCAAAGCTGGAGGGGCGCGACTACCTGCTCGGTGAAACCCTTACGATGGCGGACATTCCCCTTGGCTGTGCCGTCTATCGCTGGCATGCCCTGGAGGTGCCGCGCCAGAGTCTGCCGCATCTGGAGGCTTGGTACGCGCGTCTGCGCGATCGCCCGGCCTACCCGTCGCGGGTCATGCTTCCGCTCAGCTAG
- a CDS encoding DUF1467 family protein, with product MSWFTGIIVFVIVWWVVIFMVLPWGARPPETPEPGHAPSAPEHPRLLRKVIVTTVISSVVWLAIYAAVESELVSFREFVGGDPFQVETER from the coding sequence ATGAGCTGGTTCACCGGCATCATCGTCTTCGTCATCGTCTGGTGGGTGGTGATCTTCATGGTCTTGCCTTGGGGCGCCCGCCCGCCGGAAACGCCGGAGCCGGGCCATGCGCCCAGTGCCCCCGAGCACCCGCGGCTGCTCCGCAAGGTCATCGTCACCACAGTCATTTCAAGTGTCGTCTGGCTCGCGATCTACGCCGCCGTCGAGAGCGAACTGGTCTCGTTCCGAGAGTTTGTCGGCGGCGATCCCTTCCAGGTCGAAACCGAGCGGTAA
- a CDS encoding lipoprotein-releasing ABC transporter permease subunit: protein MLFGAVERLMALRYLRSRRQEGFISVIAVFSLLGIALGVATLIIVMAVMNGFRVELLDRILGVNGHLTLHSTGDQSITDYPSLAERLRQLPHVQAVTPQVQGQVMVMSDGRANGALVRGVSGEALADRPKMIGDLRQTSLEEFAEGEGVLIGIGMSRSLGLNKGDRITLVSPQMSRTAVGSIPRMKAYPILGFFEVGMHEYDNSFIYMPLTQAQVFFRHPEGVNAIEIMVDNPDQVAGVRGALNEQVTQALRITDWQSANSSFFNAVQVERNVMFLILSLIILVAAFNILSGQYMLVKGKGRDIAILRTMGAPRGLILRVFFMSGAAIGLFGTLAGLGLGLLFIENIQTLQGWVERLSGTQVFNPQVYFLTRLPAVVDWNEVWQVIAMALGISFLAPLLPAWQAARLDPVEALRYE, encoded by the coding sequence ATGCTGTTCGGAGCCGTCGAACGCCTGATGGCGCTGCGCTACCTGCGCTCGCGCCGGCAGGAAGGTTTCATCTCGGTGATCGCCGTCTTCTCGCTGCTGGGCATCGCGCTGGGCGTCGCGACCCTGATCATCGTCATGGCCGTGATGAACGGCTTTCGGGTCGAATTGCTGGATCGCATCCTTGGGGTGAACGGTCATCTGACGCTCCATTCGACCGGCGATCAAAGCATCACCGACTATCCGAGCCTCGCGGAGCGACTGCGCCAACTCCCCCACGTTCAAGCGGTCACGCCGCAGGTCCAGGGTCAGGTCATGGTGATGTCCGACGGCCGCGCCAATGGCGCTTTGGTTCGTGGTGTCTCGGGCGAGGCCCTGGCCGACAGGCCGAAGATGATCGGCGATCTGAGGCAAACCTCGCTCGAGGAGTTCGCCGAAGGCGAGGGCGTGCTGATCGGAATCGGCATGTCGCGGTCGCTGGGTCTGAACAAGGGTGACCGCATCACCCTGGTCAGCCCGCAGATGAGCCGAACGGCCGTCGGGTCGATCCCGCGCATGAAAGCCTATCCGATCCTCGGTTTCTTCGAGGTCGGGATGCACGAGTACGATAACTCCTTCATCTACATGCCGCTGACGCAGGCGCAGGTCTTCTTCCGCCATCCGGAAGGGGTCAATGCGATTGAGATCATGGTCGACAATCCGGACCAGGTCGCCGGAGTCCGCGGGGCGCTGAACGAGCAGGTGACCCAGGCCCTGCGCATCACGGACTGGCAAAGCGCCAACTCCAGCTTCTTCAATGCGGTGCAGGTCGAGCGGAACGTCATGTTCCTGATCCTCTCGCTGATCATCCTGGTGGCTGCCTTCAACATCCTGTCCGGCCAGTACATGCTGGTGAAGGGCAAGGGACGCGACATCGCGATCCTGCGCACCATGGGCGCGCCGCGTGGCCTGATCCTTCGGGTCTTCTTCATGTCGGGCGCGGCGATCGGACTGTTCGGTACGCTTGCCGGGCTGGGGCTCGGCCTGCTGTTCATCGAGAACATCCAGACCCTGCAGGGCTGGGTCGAAAGGCTGTCCGGCACCCAGGTCTTCAACCCTCAGGTCTATTTTCTGACCCGGCTGCCCGCCGTCGTCGACTGGAACGAAGTCTGGCAGGTCATCGCGATGGCCTTGGGGATCTCCTTCCTCGCGCCCTTGCTGCCGGCCTGGCAGGCGGCCCGCCTCGATCCCGTGGAAGCCCTCCGCTATGAGTAG
- a CDS encoding DUF7002 family protein, with the protein MTPEELGSRHPRLYHVTEPGAWTRIRDLGLLSTSRILDLFEIEGPERVRLERRRRPEAVPLTHPRWGSVVLNDQMPLRETALEACLDDDLTPADWLAMLNARVFFWSDEDGLARMLGARMNRGRPRDVLVFDTLSLARVHGPAMEVCPINSGATIRRPARRGLGTFTPIDEMSYRDWSRRRGGRDRILEVTLKGGARDIADHLVERRQTAPSG; encoded by the coding sequence GTGACACCCGAGGAGCTCGGCTCGCGCCACCCACGCCTCTACCACGTCACCGAACCGGGTGCCTGGACGCGGATCCGCGATCTCGGCCTTCTCAGCACGAGCCGGATCCTCGACCTCTTCGAGATCGAGGGCCCAGAGCGAGTGCGCTTGGAGCGCCGTCGGCGACCGGAGGCGGTTCCGCTGACGCATCCTCGATGGGGGAGCGTGGTCCTTAACGACCAGATGCCGCTTCGCGAAACGGCGCTGGAAGCTTGCCTGGACGACGACCTCACTCCAGCGGATTGGCTGGCGATGTTGAATGCCCGGGTCTTCTTCTGGTCCGACGAGGATGGGCTTGCGCGCATGCTCGGCGCCCGCATGAACCGGGGACGCCCGCGCGATGTTCTCGTCTTCGACACGCTCAGCCTGGCGCGTGTCCACGGCCCGGCTATGGAAGTCTGCCCGATCAATTCCGGCGCCACTATCCGGCGCCCTGCCCGCCGGGGTCTCGGCACTTTCACGCCAATCGACGAGATGTCTTACCGGGACTGGTCGCGAAGACGCGGAGGGCGGGATCGAATCCTGGAGGTCACGCTCAAGGGCGGCGCCCGGGATATCGCAGATCATCTCGTCGAGCGTCGGCAGACCGCGCCGTCTGGATGA
- a CDS encoding NCS2 family permease gives MLEKFFDLRGHGTTVKTEVIAGITTFLTMAYIAFVNPAILSDAGMDFGAVFVATCIAAAVGTLIMGLYANYPIALAPGMGLNAFFTYGVVLGMGHTWQVALGAVFLSGILFVILSILPVREWIINAIPKGLKMAISAGIGLFLGIIALKNAGIVVDHPATLVTIGDLTAWPALLALFGFTIMVALDRLRVPGAVIIGILAITAIGVLLGVSEFKGVVALPPDPSPTFLQLDLAGAFKIALLSVVFTFLFVDLFDTAGTLIGVAHRAGLLDAEGKLPRLRQALMADSSSSVIGSVVGTSTTTSYIESAAGIKAGGRTGLTAVVVALLFLLTLFFAPLAGTVPAFATAPALLFVACLMTRGLAEIDWEDVTEYAPAVLTALAMPLTFSIAHGIGLGFIAYALVKILTGRISECSVAVLIIAAAFVLKFAFL, from the coding sequence ATGTTGGAGAAATTCTTCGATCTGCGCGGTCACGGGACCACGGTGAAAACCGAGGTGATCGCCGGGATCACAACCTTCCTGACGATGGCCTATATCGCCTTCGTCAACCCGGCCATCCTCTCCGATGCGGGGATGGATTTCGGGGCGGTCTTCGTGGCGACCTGTATCGCGGCGGCCGTCGGTACCCTGATCATGGGGCTCTACGCGAACTACCCGATCGCGCTGGCGCCGGGCATGGGCCTCAACGCCTTCTTCACCTACGGCGTCGTGCTCGGCATGGGGCACACCTGGCAGGTGGCACTGGGGGCCGTGTTCCTCTCGGGTATCCTTTTCGTCATCCTGTCGATCCTGCCGGTGCGCGAGTGGATCATCAACGCCATCCCCAAGGGCCTGAAGATGGCGATCTCCGCCGGAATCGGCTTGTTTCTCGGTATCATCGCGCTCAAGAACGCCGGGATCGTCGTCGATCATCCGGCGACCTTGGTGACCATCGGCGACCTGACGGCCTGGCCGGCGCTGCTCGCGCTGTTCGGCTTCACGATCATGGTCGCCCTCGACCGTCTGCGCGTGCCCGGCGCGGTCATCATCGGCATCCTGGCCATTACGGCCATCGGCGTTCTCTTGGGCGTCAGCGAGTTCAAGGGCGTCGTCGCCCTGCCGCCCGACCCCTCCCCGACCTTCCTGCAACTCGACCTTGCCGGGGCCTTCAAGATCGCGCTGCTGTCGGTCGTCTTCACCTTTCTCTTCGTCGATCTGTTCGACACGGCCGGGACGCTGATCGGCGTCGCTCACCGGGCCGGGCTGCTCGACGCCGAAGGCAAGCTGCCGCGGCTGCGGCAGGCTCTAATGGCCGATTCCTCGTCGTCGGTGATCGGCTCTGTAGTCGGCACGTCCACAACCACGAGTTACATCGAGTCCGCCGCGGGCATAAAGGCCGGCGGGCGGACGGGCCTGACGGCGGTGGTGGTCGCCCTGCTCTTCCTGTTGACGCTTTTCTTCGCACCGCTGGCAGGAACGGTTCCGGCCTTCGCGACGGCACCGGCACTTCTGTTCGTCGCCTGCCTGATGACCCGGGGTTTGGCGGAGATCGACTGGGAAGACGTCACGGAGTACGCGCCGGCGGTGCTAACGGCCCTGGCCATGCCGCTCACCTTTTCGATCGCTCATGGGATCGGTTTGGGCTTCATCGCCTACGCCTTAGTGAAGATCCTGACCGGCCGTATTTCCGAGTGTTCGGTTGCCGTATTGATTATTGCCGCAGCTTTCGTGCTCAAGTTTGCTTTTCTGTGA
- the dnaE gene encoding DNA polymerase III subunit alpha produces the protein MPDVNFIHLRTHSAYSLSEGAIKVKELVKLCVEQGMPAVGLTDSDNLFGAMEFSLEAVNAGVQPIIGCQLGVARVDAQANSNGMSATAPAPDQIVLLAATEEGYRNLLKLVSKAYLETEAGGEPHVLLDDLELRGTGLIALTGGPKGTVGRLLEEQQDKLAEEVLSRLSKCFPGNLYVELQRHGLTVETAIEERLIALAYAHDLPLVATNEPFFATADLYEAHDALLCIAEGVTVNHEQRRRVTPEHRFKSAEEMAALFADLPEALQNTVVIAQRCSFYPKTIAPILPAYETAAGRSESDELRAQAESGLAEYLETRVLPLFESEDEKRRAEIQYKERLAHELGTITQMGFPGYFLIVADFIQWAKNREIPVGPGRGSGAGSLVAWSLKITDLDPIRWNLLFERFLNPERVSMPDFDIDFCQDRRDEVIQYVQEKYGRDRVAQIITFGKLQARAVLRDVGRVLQMPYGQVDRICKLVPNNPANPVTLGQAIAGEPELQFQRDNDQTVGRLIDIALKLEGLYRHASTHAAGVVIGDRPLDELVPLYRDPRSDMPVTQFNMKYVEQAGLVKFDFLGLKTLTVLTRAVALVREREADFNLETVPLDDAEAYRVMARGDTVGVFQLESSGMRDALRKLKPDRFEDVVAMVSLYRPGPMENIPSYIKRKAGDETPDYLYPTLEPILVETYGIMIYQEQVMQIAQELAGYSLGGADLLRRAMGKKIASEMDAQREIFVSGAGAKGVPKGTASAIFDLVAKFAGYGFNKSHAAAYALVAYQTAYMKANHPVEFLAASMTYDMTNTDKLGGYRQELDRLRIRLLPPDVNRSDPDFAVEEDEEGKAIRYALAALKNVGRGAMTELSVERRERGVFTSLSDFAQRLDPRQINKRTIENLATSGAFDSLEPNRHAVFQAAETVMRHAATAADERISDQVSLFGGGEDSQAGELKLPKVIDWSGMERLQREFDAIGFYLSAHPLDGYEALLARKQVIAYADLRKTPFKGEPRKRLAGIVVGKQERTSKKGSRFAFVQMSDSSGQFEVMVFAEVLAQSRELLDSGRPLLVEAALDDRGGGGGAEESDLRLLAQRFEDLEASLAKTAAGLRIYADTPEPLPQLQKLLEREGQGQSPVCLVLSLTRGEEAEIDLPQTYNLPQAARQAIKAIPGLHVTDL, from the coding sequence ATGCCCGACGTGAATTTCATCCATCTCCGGACCCATTCCGCCTATTCGCTCTCCGAAGGGGCGATCAAGGTCAAGGAATTGGTCAAGCTCTGCGTAGAGCAGGGCATGCCGGCGGTCGGTCTGACCGACAGCGACAACCTGTTCGGCGCCATGGAGTTCTCGCTCGAAGCCGTGAATGCCGGGGTGCAGCCGATCATCGGGTGCCAACTGGGCGTGGCGCGGGTCGATGCGCAGGCCAACTCCAACGGCATGAGCGCAACCGCCCCGGCACCCGATCAGATCGTTCTGCTCGCCGCCACGGAGGAGGGCTACCGAAACCTCCTCAAGCTGGTCAGCAAGGCCTACCTCGAGACGGAAGCGGGCGGCGAACCTCACGTTCTTCTCGATGACCTGGAGCTGCGCGGTACGGGTCTCATCGCGCTGACCGGCGGTCCGAAAGGAACCGTCGGACGGCTGCTGGAGGAACAGCAGGACAAGTTGGCGGAAGAAGTCTTATCGCGCCTTTCCAAATGTTTTCCCGGCAATCTTTACGTTGAACTTCAGCGTCACGGGCTGACCGTCGAGACCGCGATCGAAGAGCGGTTGATTGCGCTGGCCTACGCGCACGATCTGCCGCTCGTCGCAACCAACGAACCCTTCTTCGCGACGGCCGATCTTTACGAGGCCCACGACGCGCTGCTCTGCATCGCCGAGGGCGTGACCGTGAACCATGAGCAGCGGCGCAGGGTGACGCCCGAGCATCGCTTCAAGTCTGCCGAGGAGATGGCTGCGCTCTTCGCCGATCTGCCGGAAGCCCTGCAGAACACGGTCGTGATCGCGCAGCGCTGCAGCTTCTATCCGAAAACGATTGCTCCAATCCTGCCGGCTTACGAGACCGCCGCCGGGCGCTCCGAAAGCGACGAGTTGCGCGCTCAAGCCGAGAGCGGCTTGGCGGAGTACCTGGAGACGCGGGTTCTCCCCCTCTTCGAGAGCGAGGACGAGAAGAGACGGGCCGAGATTCAGTACAAGGAACGGCTGGCACACGAACTGGGCACCATCACCCAGATGGGGTTCCCCGGATACTTCCTGATCGTGGCCGACTTCATCCAGTGGGCCAAGAACCGGGAGATCCCGGTCGGTCCGGGCCGCGGTTCCGGCGCCGGTTCGCTGGTCGCCTGGTCGCTGAAGATCACCGACCTCGACCCGATCCGCTGGAACCTGCTGTTCGAGCGCTTTCTCAATCCCGAGCGCGTGTCGATGCCGGACTTCGACATCGACTTCTGTCAGGACCGCCGGGACGAGGTCATCCAGTATGTGCAGGAGAAATACGGTCGGGACCGGGTCGCCCAGATCATCACTTTCGGAAAGCTTCAGGCACGCGCGGTCCTGAGAGACGTCGGGCGCGTCTTGCAGATGCCCTACGGCCAGGTCGACCGCATCTGCAAGCTGGTGCCCAACAATCCAGCCAACCCGGTGACGCTGGGACAGGCAATCGCGGGCGAACCGGAGTTGCAGTTCCAACGCGACAACGACCAGACCGTCGGCCGTCTGATCGACATCGCGCTCAAACTGGAGGGCCTCTACCGTCACGCCTCGACACACGCCGCCGGCGTGGTGATCGGCGATCGGCCCCTCGACGAACTGGTGCCGCTTTACCGCGACCCGCGCTCGGACATGCCGGTCACTCAGTTCAACATGAAGTACGTCGAGCAGGCCGGCCTGGTGAAGTTCGACTTCCTGGGGCTGAAGACTCTGACTGTTTTGACCCGCGCGGTTGCCTTGGTGCGCGAACGCGAAGCGGACTTCAATCTGGAGACCGTGCCGCTCGACGATGCGGAGGCCTACCGGGTGATGGCGCGCGGCGACACGGTGGGCGTGTTCCAGCTTGAAAGCTCGGGCATGCGCGATGCGCTGCGGAAGCTCAAGCCGGACCGCTTCGAGGATGTGGTCGCCATGGTGTCGCTCTATCGGCCGGGCCCGATGGAGAACATTCCCAGCTACATCAAACGCAAGGCCGGGGACGAGACGCCCGACTATCTCTATCCAACCCTGGAGCCGATCCTGGTCGAGACCTACGGGATCATGATCTATCAGGAGCAGGTGATGCAGATCGCCCAGGAGCTGGCCGGCTACAGCCTCGGCGGCGCCGATCTGCTGCGCCGGGCCATGGGTAAGAAGATCGCGTCCGAGATGGATGCCCAGCGCGAGATTTTCGTCTCCGGCGCCGGAGCCAAGGGCGTGCCCAAGGGAACGGCTTCGGCGATCTTCGACCTGGTCGCCAAGTTCGCCGGCTACGGCTTCAACAAGTCCCATGCCGCCGCCTATGCGCTGGTCGCTTATCAAACCGCCTACATGAAGGCGAACCACCCGGTCGAGTTCCTGGCCGCGTCGATGACCTACGACATGACCAACACGGACAAGCTCGGCGGCTACCGTCAGGAGCTGGACCGCCTGAGAATCCGCCTGCTGCCGCCTGACGTGAACCGGTCCGACCCGGACTTCGCCGTCGAGGAGGACGAGGAGGGCAAGGCCATCCGCTACGCTCTGGCAGCCCTCAAGAACGTCGGCCGTGGCGCCATGACGGAGCTGTCGGTCGAGCGGCGGGAGAGGGGCGTTTTCACCTCTCTGTCCGATTTCGCGCAGCGGCTCGATCCGCGTCAGATCAACAAGCGGACCATCGAAAATCTGGCGACCTCCGGAGCCTTCGATAGCCTCGAACCCAATCGCCATGCCGTCTTCCAGGCGGCCGAAACCGTCATGCGCCACGCGGCGACAGCGGCCGACGAACGCATCAGCGATCAGGTCAGCCTGTTCGGCGGCGGCGAGGACAGCCAGGCCGGCGAGCTGAAACTGCCGAAGGTGATCGACTGGTCCGGCATGGAGCGCCTGCAGCGCGAGTTCGACGCCATCGGCTTCTATCTCTCCGCCCATCCGCTCGATGGCTACGAGGCGCTGCTGGCTCGCAAGCAGGTGATCGCTTACGCCGATCTCAGAAAGACACCTTTCAAGGGCGAGCCGCGCAAGCGGCTGGCAGGTATCGTCGTCGGCAAGCAGGAGCGGACTTCGAAGAAGGGGAGCCGTTTCGCCTTCGTGCAGATGTCGGACAGTTCCGGACAGTTCGAAGTGATGGTCTTCGCCGAGGTCCTGGCTCAGAGCCGGGAGCTGCTGGACAGCGGGCGTCCGCTTCTGGTCGAGGCGGCCCTCGACGACCGCGGCGGCGGCGGCGGTGCGGAGGAGAGCGACCTGCGCCTGCTGGCTCAGCGGTTCGAGGACCTTGAAGCGTCCCTGGCCAAAACCGCCGCAGGCCTGCGGATCTATGCCGATACCCCGGAACCGCTGCCGCAGCTCCAGAAGCTTCTGGAGCGCGAGGGGCAGGGCCAGAGCCCGGTTTGCCTGGTCCTATCCTTGACCCGCGGGGAGGAGGCGGAGATCGACCTGCCGCAGACCTACAATCTGCCGCAAGCGGCCCGCCAGGCGATCAAAGCGATTCCCGGCCTGCATGTAACCGATCTCTAG